The genomic segment tctagcagggccaacaagtcccaGACTGGCGTtataacctctctagagcagcaacagagcatgtagccctgagtacaggtctgtgtgttccttgcgttatacggcctccaccacagccctgcaacggtctgtggagataactggggtctctgcagcgagattcaaaatgggatctccatgggtaaacaacttgtcgagtacgttatgtttcagaaaatgagcggctTTGGatgttaggagaagttaatcgcatcttttctgggattggttagaaagacaaggtaggcagggaaaggattttgccccaatagagcagaattttggccaaaaagaccgtttcttGATTGCGGTCAAGAtgcaggccgcagagacctcagttctcttcatagaccgttgcagggctgtggtagaggccatataatgctggggaCACACgtgcacagacctgtacgcagggctacagagcatggggcatgaaatgaggaactaacacacagtcatataattaggggttattacacgaagtttgggcgataccgcgtcgtattcgagtgatgtgtccgtattttgacgagttgcgcagcaacgagtcaaaatacggacacatcacgagaatacgacgtgGTATCGCCAAAACTTCTTAGGGTAATAATTCtcttatcatacatgcatgctttggttatgactgttttcctacggacgttccgaaattagcgacggaatcaacttgaaatcgaccttgcttcctccaggctgtacttatcaaaagttggttgctaaggagtgatgacaaccgtatcacttcttgatattattccgctatttgGCCATttcacttcaaaggagggtttatggagcacttgtaaagcgaacaatttaaatattacgatgtcgacacaggttttcacactttgaagaagattcattttgagtttaaaatgacggtggatgtaaaacataggcgggagtttgtaaaatgggtgtgttttcgtgttttgatacataacctcatccctgcatGAAAGTTGTGAGGCCgtcaaaatcgggtcaaaatactcgcgccacgctcaaactctatcgagtatgaacagctgagagcacggagcaagcagctctgcgacatctatgaatgcacatacagcggatataatacccgtaccagtcagtttatctcgaagaattatacatgtccccagacgtcatatatgccgaatttaccaacTCAGTatgcggattagggaaaacatgaagtgagtacactgtaagctgtagtgtcgttactcgttcgtgattttgttgctgtacgattaaaacatttgaaaggtatttccgtcatctgctcgtatattttcgttcctggcttgcctaaatagaactaaacttcctttaacaacctaagcgaaagtttgactttccctagatcttattgtatctgaaacccgccccgcatcggtgccaccagacacgatcatgacctgtgcactgacaggtacaaatcggaaatatcatgtgcaccttcaaccttgcctgtcgcgagtattttcagttcggttggattttcgtggctcatttatggctgtaaacgatgtaattcaccgcccagatactttaagctcaacaacaggaaacttgtcgtaaagcggttctatcatgatgctctgtcaaccgatatctttacgtgtaatcataaatccatggtgtaatcttcagcagacTGCACCGTGCACCGCCATAGGAtcgggaccggccgtgaattgacatgtgtcggcaaattatacaaattttcaatacgtttctttgtatgtttttggtacaactgtacttgtgcctaagtgcaatgcccatgaaatgactgcaaacaacagaatattgaccataatcataatgacgtttcggattgtcatttgtcttattcgctcagctgttttatatgtacatataccaacgaaggtcatgcataaCAGCGAaagtcacgcgtacgcgtcgctgttAAAGTAGTTCGGttgcagtgaaaatataattcgtattttcactagttaatatgggttcatatcagtaccgtctgaacaatagaagaatggcaatacaggcatagcatgtataataacgtaacaaacaacttctgtatattactatattgtgtcaaatatcggggtctacatataaaatagtaaaaccgtacttcaaaactataaatattactccatggtaacaataaccgtactgatcgacctcccgacggcaggagtcgaacacactttcagaacaaaaactctgttcaaaccctttctaaatgcttaacaatttctatggaaaacttaacgttaccgcagaggtaccttagacttgaccacgcggctcggaaacacaaatagttcactcgcgactttaactaatattcgatgatgagcacaattgtaagtcccgtgtaatgtccgcacatgaaagtcggcgacaacacacgtaattcactgctaagcagcgtccagttcagctaccacgggcgcagccatcttagatctttgtttacttccggtcggctCTTCGGCGGGGACATGCCGAACCATGGAGCCTCCATGTGCTGAACTAAttgaagtcttcctctgctaactccccgcatcgacaaaagttcagtggaacaatcataaataatgttctcatgacaatctcagacatctgactgaactcataaacggaataaagttcgcagttaacacacaatttgctgcagaatgATCAGCTCTCAACTTTTGGTGATACTATCATCTCAGTGTGCAGTGCGTATTGCACATATACTGATATACGTCGTGGCATGTATGGCAAGCACGGTGAGCAATGTTTGTTTGATCTACTAAGTAGAGGATGACGTAGGGttcaaataaacagtccgatccgcataaagttcgatctctgccactcaccggtttctttacatatctgctgacttgagtaaaactcaaaatagagaaatatctgtcttaaaaaagcacacgctgacactcaaacctttcagtgcagcatgcaacgtctggaaagttcccgtcttggactccctaggtatacagtgataacacacaagaactcccaggcaaaatagaaaatatacaggtcctccatacataaccTTTGAGAAGCTAtacataatttcttttaaaaacaaaactagctaaatctttgtatttatagactcttgattattgatattaatgtacttgatcagactaaGCTAATTACTAgcgcatgtgtgagcaagaaatttaattttggaatttcaccgaattgttaattcactatctggTCAGAGgaaactgaataatttttttcaaatacaaaactagttaaatcggtgtatttatgtacgctttattattgatattaatgtccttgattagactagggtggttacaagtggatgtttgtacaagaaatttgattttggaatgccaccaaaatgttgattcatatcttgtctatgaggaaactatgaaatttttttttccaaaataaaacttggtaaatctgtatatttatgtactcttgattattgatattaaagtACCcgattagactagagcgattacaagttcatgtgtgtgcaaaaaatttgattttggaatttcaccaaaaatgttgattctctagtatgcgaggaaactttttcagcccgggccacagggtgcgaagggttaatgaatcaaatctgatgatttttttttgccatggggggggggggtcacattttacaattgatgaattgagggggggtcaaattttagaaatttgatttggaggggggtcgttttttacatttcatttgtcgctcaaattccatcaccccccctccccgtaaaaaacgaatgctcccttacgaTTTAGAAAGCATTTTGTCGCATTCGCATGTCAATCATGTattattactactactactactactactactactactactactactactactactactactactactactactactactactactactacactTTATTTAAAGAAGATAACCTgattacaatacaataaatgtaatttccATCAGATCCCTCCTGAGTAAAGAGACAAAAATTACACTAACAAGTCGTTAAAtaagcaaaacaaaatatgacttggatgacaagaaaatgtcaaataagaCAAAATACAGCCTAGTTTAAGTCAGAGCCTTCATTACAATACTTCAATAAAAAATACCTATGTTCTCAACGCCTTCAAATTTGTACAAGAATTCAAGTACCTTGCCAGAAGACAAAACATATGATACAACGAAGGTTCATTTCGGCTGTGGAGGGGGTACACAGGAGAGTTCGAGGCATGAAACTTTGTCGGTCGTCGCTAAGTctgaattcgttattttttacCACGTCATTCAGAGTATGGTCCACTTTGTTCTGGCAAAAGTTTCATGGTATACACCGACCACGTGTTCTGGAAAGACGCGAAGGCTTCATGCGAAAGCAAAGGTGGTGAATTGGCGAAAATCACCGATCGGGAGACAGACGAAATGATCAAAAGCTATATCCAAGAGACTGGTATCATCGACGAGATTAAAACAGGTCTTTGGATTGGTTTAACCGACAGGCGAACAGAAGACACTTTCAAGTGGGGGGGTGGTGAGAAGTTATTGGATTGCGGTAGCTATTCCAACTGGTCACCTGGTGAACCCAACAACAACGTCAAGAAAAACGAAGATGGTCAGGACTGCGTTCAGCTATGGTAAACAAAGCATGAAACTCATCCATAACTAATTACCTTTGAAGAAAATAAAGATCACGGTGTTGTATCCTTCCATTAAAAGAACACTGAATATGGTTTTATCTTTATTTGCCGCGAAATGACCTCAGGAATTTGCCATATGGCTTGTTGTTGCGTTTTAAAAACCAAATTAGATTTCTCGGCGATATTAggatgtttatttatcttcgaCAAAGACAGATCTTCAATCGATTCCACCACATCTTGTGCTCTCTATCGTCGAAATTTCCACACTTGCTTCATTTTGTTATTACAAGATTGTATTCAACTTACTGTCGTAATTATAATTCTATTTTAATTATACTTGCAGGAAAAGGAGGAACTTGATGTGGGACGATGAATATTGCGAGTATCGTAAAAAGGGATATGTCTGCATGTTTTATGGTAGGTTCATAGCAGAGCccaatgtaaacaaacttgtCAATCTCCTTAGACTTCCATTCTGTGACGTAGATCGCTGTCATTAGTAAGAGCGCTTCAAAAGATATTTCTAAACTTGTCAGTATTTCATTAGGTGAAGTTAACCCTGTCTGATGTGAATTATTGTTAAAGTATCAAAACAGCAGTAATTTTATGATGTTCCCTATAAGAGATGTCTGTCCATAACTTCTTTTCCTTCTGTTTCTCTTTTCAGAATGCGGCCCAGAATGTCTACGTTGTGCTGGAATTGAAGAAACCACATCGGCCCCGACCTTGGAATGAGCTCGACATGTCGATACCATGGCAGTTACATGAATCCGAACAAATCACGTGAAAGTCGCCTGTCTTCCAACgctttttctttcaaattgtgTACATTGCTTATTAGTAATTAAATACCTGAATAATTGTATCgatttgtaaacattttcatttgtatgtttgaTATACCTATGTGGCCATCCAAAAATTCAACCTTTATCTTTCTCCTTTGGCTAACCATAGCTTCGAAACCTCTCTGTGCCATCTAGTCACGATATCAcaaacacacgcacacacacacacacacacatcacacacacacacacacacacacacacacacacacacacacacacacacacacacacatatatttgtatatatatatattatatatatatatatatatatatatatatatatatattacatacatacatacatacatacatactacatacatacatacatacatacatacatacatacatacataacacacatacacacacacacacacacacacacatatatatatatatatatatatatatatatatatatatatatatatatatatatatatatatatatatatatatatatatatatatatatatatatatatatatatatatatatacaaaatgtatacaatgtgccctcccgttATCACCATAATAGCTTTATGGCAACCtgtgaacttgggcacagagagtttcggttacacattgttgaggattgaaaatatggactcaccagagtgctctaacgGCAAAacgtaccatgagcgaagcatagtgccaacagtgaacgccccttat from the Ptychodera flava strain L36383 chromosome 2, AS_Pfla_20210202, whole genome shotgun sequence genome contains:
- the LOC139147087 gene encoding perlucin-like protein, which encodes MILAAVAVLSLFAIAESNEYGPLCSGKSFMVYTDHVFWKDAKASCESKGGELAKITDRETDEMIKSYIQETGIIDEIKTGLWIGLTDRRTEDTFKWGGGEKLLDCGSYSNWSPGEPNNNVKKNEDGQDCVQLWKRRNLMWDDEYCEYRKKGYVCMFYECGPECLRCAGIEETTSAPTLE